Below is a genomic region from Cetobacterium sp. ZOR0034.
ATCAAAATTAGTAGAGTTGGCTGAAAAGGATCAAAATATATATGCCATTTCAGCAGCAATGGTAAAAGGAACAGGATTAGGTGAGTTTCAAAATAGATTTGAAGAAAGATGTATTGATGTAGGTATAGCAGAGGGTCACGGTGTGACATTTTCGGCAGGATTAGCTATATCAGGAAAAAAGCCATATGTAGCAATATATTCGACATTTTTCCAAAGAGCTATCGATCAATTGATACATGATGTTGGATTACAAAATCTACCAGTGAGATTCATAGTTGATCGTGCTGGAATTGTAGGAGAAGATGGAAAAACACATCAAGGAATTCATGATATCAATATGTTTTTAACTATGCCAAACTATAAAGTTTTAGCTCCAACAACAGGAAAAGAGCTGAAAAGTATTTTAGAGTTTTCCAAAAATTTTGAAGAATCACCTTTAGCAATAAGGTTCCCTAGAGGAAATGCTTTTGAGTTAGAAGGAATGGCTGATTTTGAATTTGAAATTGGAAAATGGCAAGAAGTAAAAAGAGGAGAAAAAAATCTTTATTTAACAACAGGAGCAATGTTAGAACAGATTTTAAGTATAGAAAAAGAACTTTTAGAAAGAGGTTTAGGAGGAACTATTGTTAGCTGTTCATCTATAAGACCTCTAGATGAAAACTTTATTTTAGATGAGTTTTCAAAGTATGAGAATATATTCACCTTTGAGGATGGTTATGAAAGAGGTGGATTTGGTGATGAAATATTAAGATTTTTAAATGAGAAAAAAATAAAAATTAATATAAATAAAATAGCATTGAATAGTGTAGCAATACCTCATGGGTCAAGAAACATACTGTTAGAGGATTATGGTCTAAGAGGTAAAAAACTAATAGAGAGAATTGAGGGTAGCATTAATGGCGAAAAATAGTAATGCACTGAAGTTTATAAAACTTCTATTAAACCATGAGATGGTCTTAGATTTAGACCACCATGATGATCAAGGAGTTAAAGTAACTACGCATACGTACGACGTTTTAAAAATATCTTTTGAAGAGATAAGAAGAGATTACAGAGATTTAAGAGAAGCAAGAGAAAAAGTAGAATTTTTCTCAATTGTAGTTGGAGTTATAATACATGATTTGAGTAAGGGAAGCATTAGAAAAGCTGATGAGAAACTATCTCATTCGCAAATGATGATAAAAAAACCTGAATATATCATAAAAGAAGCTGAGAAAGTTTTATCTGAAATAGAGGAATCTTTAAATTTAAAGATTGTCGATAAGATAAAAAAGAATATAACTCACATAGTTATATCTCATCATGGAAAATGGGGTAAGATACAACCAAATACAAAGGAAGCTCATATAGTTCATAGAGCGGATATGTATTCTGCAAAATATCATAGAATAAATCCTATCGGAGCTGATAAGATATTAAGACTTATGAATGATGGAATGAATATAGACGATGTAGCTAAAAAATTTAATTGCACAACAGGCGTTATAAAAGATCGTTTAAAAAGAGCCAAGCATGAATTAAGATTAAAAAATACAAAACAGCTATTGGGATACTATAAAAGTAAGAAAAAAATTCCTATCGGTGATGATTTCTTTACGAAAAGAGTTAGAGAAACTGAAAAACTAATAAAAGCAGTTGATAGATTAGGATTTGAAAATCTTATTTTAGAGAATCCGCTATTAAATTATTTAGAGGATGACAAGATTTTTGAGAAGGAAGTGCAGTAATGAAAGAAAGAGTAGATGTTCTACTAGTTGAAAAGGGATTCTATGAAACTAGAGAAAAAGCAAAGAGAGCTATTATGGCTGGTTTAGTTATAATAAACGATAAAAAAATAGATAAACCTGGAACATCTATAAAAATAGATGAGGAACCAGTAATTAGAGTTAAAGGTGACGCTTGTAAATATGTTAGTCGTGGTGGAATGAAATTAGAAAAAGCCATCACTGTTTTCAATTTAGATTTACAAGGAAAAAAAGTGTTAGATGTAGGTTCATCAACTGGTGGATTTACAGATTGTTCTTTACAAAATGGAGCATCTTTTGTTTATGCTGTAGACGTTGGAACAAATCAGTTAGATTGGAAATTGAGAAATGATGAAAGAGTAAAATCTTTAGAAAATACTCATATAAAAGATTTAACTTTAGATGAGTTGGATAATGAAAAAGTGGACTATATAGTTATGGATGTATCGTTCATATCGATTACAAAAGTTATCGAACACCTAATAAAATTCTTTAAAGACGAAACAAAATTAATGGCTTTAATAAAACCACAATTTGAAGTAGGAAAAGAAAATATTGAAAAAGGTGGAATAGTAAAAGATAGCAAAAAACATATAATGGCAATAGAGATGGTAATAGAGGAAGCTAAAAAATCAGGATTAAGATTAAAAGCTTTAGATTTCTCACCAATAACAGGAACAAAAGGAAATGTTGAATATATCTCTTTATTTGAGATAGGGGATGAAGAATCTCATATTAACATAGAGTCAGTTGTAAAGCTAGGAAAGAACTTGGGAGGAGCCTTATGATAAAACTGTTAAGAAATACTGGAGTAGCACTACTTTTATCAGGAATCATGATTGCAAATACAGTGCCATCATATTCTGTAGATAATGGATTTATTGCAAATATAAAAGAGTTAAAAGAACTTTCTGATATTATGAACATAATAAAAGAAAATCATGTAGGAGCTGAAAAAGATCCTACAAATACAACTTTGATGCAAGGAGCTTTAAAAGGAATGATGGAATCTTTAGATGATCCACATTCTAATTATTTTACAAAAGAGGAACTAGAAAGTTTTAAAGAGGATATTGAGGGTAAATATGCTGGAGTAGGTATGGTAATACAGAAAAAAGCAGATGAACCTTTACTAGTTGTTTCTCCAATAGAAGATACACCTGCGTATTTGGCAGGGATAAGAGCTAAAGATAAAATTATAGCTATTGATGGAGAGAGTACTTATAAATTAACGAGTGAACAAAGTGTAAAAAAATTAAAAGGTGAACCAGGAACTTCAGTAAAGCTTACAGTTTATAGAGAGGAAGCTAAGGAGACTAAAGAGGTCGAATTAAAAAGATCTATTATTCAATTAAAATATGTTAAAAGCAAGATGATTGGAAAAGACATTGGATATTTAAGATTGACTCAATTTGGAGAAGATGTTTATAAAGATCTTCGTAAGGAATTAGAAGGATTAATTAAAAAAGGTGCAAAAGGAATAATCTTTGATTTAAGAAGTAATCCTGGAGGATCTTTAGGTCAAGCTGTAAAAATTTCATCTATGTTCATACCAGAAGGAAGAATTGTAAGTACTAAAGGTAAAACAGGAGATGAAGAGGTAGCTTACAGAGAAGGTAAATATTTTGGAGACTTCCCACTGATTGTATTAATAAATGAAGGAAGTGCTTCGGCATCTGAGATAGTTTCAGGAGCAGTAAAAGATTATAAAAGAGGTCTTTTAATTGGAGAGAAAACATTTGGAAAAGGTAGTGTTCAAACACTTTTACCATTACCGGATGGAGATGGAATAAAATTAACAATAGCTAAGTACTATACTCCAAGTGGAGTTTCTATTCATGGAACAGGAATCGAACCAGATATTTTAGTTGAGGAAAAAGATGATTTCCTATTCTTCAATGGGTTTGTAACAAACATAAATGAAGATGAGACTAAAGAGAATAGAAATGAGATTATAAAAGAAGTAAAGGGAGAAGAGGAAGCTAAAAAGATTATTTCAAAAGGTGATATCCAATTAGATAAAGCTGTTGAAGAGATGGATAAGCTTTTAAAAAAATAAGAGGAAATGAGGTAAAAAATGCTTTACATAGTAGCCACGCCTATAGGGAATTTAGATGATATAACTTTAAGAGCGATAAAAACATTTGAAGAGGTAGACTTTGTTTTTGCAGAGGATACAAGAGTTACAAAAAAGTTATTAAATCATTTAGGAATAGAGAAGATAGTATATAGATATGATGAGCATACGAAGATGCACCAAGTTTCTAATATAGCAAATATGTTAGAGAATGGAAATAAAATAGCGTTAGTAACAGATGCAGGAACACCTTGTATATCGGATCCTGGATTTGAAGTTGTTGATGAGGCTTTAAAAAGAGGAATAAAGGTAATTCCAATTCCTGGACCAAGTGCAATGACAGCAGCAGCTTCAGTAGCTGGAATTTCAACAAGAAGATTTTGTTTTGAAGGGTTCTTACCAAAGAAAAAAGGTAGGCAAACACTTTTAAAATCATTAGCTACAGAAGAGAGAACAATAGTTATTTTTGAATCTCCGCACAGAATAGAAAAAACACTAAGAGATATAGAGACTTTTATTGGTGTGAGAGAGGTTGTAATAGTAAGAGAGATTACTAAGATATATGAAGAAATTTTAAGAGGGACAACTACAGAGTTAATAGAAAAGTTATCTCAAAATCCTATAAAGGGAGAGATAGTTCTTTTAATAAAGGGTAATGAAAAATAGAGGTGAGAAAAAATGTCAATGACAAAAATTAACTGGTATCCAGGACATATGAAAAAAACAAAGGACTTAATAAAGGAAAATATGCCTTTAATTGATATCGTTCTTGAAGTTGTGGATGCAAGAATTCCTTTATCAAGTAAGAATCCTGATATAGCTGGATTTGCTAAAAATAAAAAAAGAGTAATTGTTATAAATAAAGCTGATTTAGTAACGAAAGAGGAGTTAAATTTCTGGAAAAAGTTCTTTAAAGAAAATAACTTTGCAGATGAAGTTTTAGAACTTTCAGCAGAGACAGGATTTAATATAAAAACTCTATATACAATTATTGATAAAGTATCTAAAGAGAAAAAAGATAAGATGCTTAAAAAGGGATTAAGAAAAGTTAACACGAGATTAATGATTGCTGGGATACCAAACGTTGGTAAATCTAGACTTATAAATAGAATTGTTGGTAAGAATAGTGCTGGAGTAGGAAATAAACCAGGATTTACTAGAGGAAAACAATGGATAAGAATAAAAGAGGGTCTAGAATTATTAGATACTCCTGGAATTTTATGGCCTAAATTTGAAAATCAAGAGGTTGGATATAACTTAGCTATAACGGGAGCAATAAGAGATGAGATTCTTCCAATCGATGAAGTGGCATGTCTTTTAATTGAAAAGATGCTAAAAATGGGTAAAAAGAATGTTTTAAAAGATAAATATAAACTTTTAGACGAAGACTTTGAACAAGTAACAGGAGCAATAATAGAATCAATAGCAGTAAGAATGAATATGTTACAAAAAGGTGGAAATCCTAATGTACAACAAGCGACATATACAGTACTTAGAGACTATAGAGCTTCAAAGTTAGGTAAGTTTGGTTTAGATATGGATATAGCAGAGCAGATTAAAAACTTATATAAGTAGGAGATAAAAATGAGTCATAAATTGGATTTAGATTTAAGTTTAGTTGAAAATATATTAGTTAATTTCTTAAAGGAGGAAGCTAATAAAGTTGGATTTTCTAAAGTGGTATTAGGATTATCAGGAGGAATAGATTCAGCATTAGTTGCCTATTTAGCAGCCAAAGCTTTTGGGCCTGAAAATGTTTTAGGGATACTAATGCCTTATAAAACTTCTAGTAAAGAAAGTGTAGAACACGCAAAACTAGTAGTAGAAGATTTAGGAATACAATCAAAATTAATCGAGATAACTCCAATGGTTGAACCATATTTTGATATGAATCCAGATATGGATGGACTGAGAAAAGGTAATAGAATGGCAAGGGAAAGAATGTGTATTTTATTTGACTACTCAGCAAAAGA
It encodes:
- a CDS encoding HD domain-containing protein, which produces MAKNSNALKFIKLLLNHEMVLDLDHHDDQGVKVTTHTYDVLKISFEEIRRDYRDLREAREKVEFFSIVVGVIIHDLSKGSIRKADEKLSHSQMMIKKPEYIIKEAEKVLSEIEESLNLKIVDKIKKNITHIVISHHGKWGKIQPNTKEAHIVHRADMYSAKYHRINPIGADKILRLMNDGMNIDDVAKKFNCTTGVIKDRLKRAKHELRLKNTKQLLGYYKSKKKIPIGDDFFTKRVRETEKLIKAVDRLGFENLILENPLLNYLEDDKIFEKEVQ
- a CDS encoding TlyA family RNA methyltransferase translates to MKERVDVLLVEKGFYETREKAKRAIMAGLVIINDKKIDKPGTSIKIDEEPVIRVKGDACKYVSRGGMKLEKAITVFNLDLQGKKVLDVGSSTGGFTDCSLQNGASFVYAVDVGTNQLDWKLRNDERVKSLENTHIKDLTLDELDNEKVDYIVMDVSFISITKVIEHLIKFFKDETKLMALIKPQFEVGKENIEKGGIVKDSKKHIMAIEMVIEEAKKSGLRLKALDFSPITGTKGNVEYISLFEIGDEESHINIESVVKLGKNLGGAL
- a CDS encoding S41 family peptidase: MIKLLRNTGVALLLSGIMIANTVPSYSVDNGFIANIKELKELSDIMNIIKENHVGAEKDPTNTTLMQGALKGMMESLDDPHSNYFTKEELESFKEDIEGKYAGVGMVIQKKADEPLLVVSPIEDTPAYLAGIRAKDKIIAIDGESTYKLTSEQSVKKLKGEPGTSVKLTVYREEAKETKEVELKRSIIQLKYVKSKMIGKDIGYLRLTQFGEDVYKDLRKELEGLIKKGAKGIIFDLRSNPGGSLGQAVKISSMFIPEGRIVSTKGKTGDEEVAYREGKYFGDFPLIVLINEGSASASEIVSGAVKDYKRGLLIGEKTFGKGSVQTLLPLPDGDGIKLTIAKYYTPSGVSIHGTGIEPDILVEEKDDFLFFNGFVTNINEDETKENRNEIIKEVKGEEEAKKIISKGDIQLDKAVEEMDKLLKK
- the rsmI gene encoding 16S rRNA (cytidine(1402)-2'-O)-methyltransferase, producing MLYIVATPIGNLDDITLRAIKTFEEVDFVFAEDTRVTKKLLNHLGIEKIVYRYDEHTKMHQVSNIANMLENGNKIALVTDAGTPCISDPGFEVVDEALKRGIKVIPIPGPSAMTAAASVAGISTRRFCFEGFLPKKKGRQTLLKSLATEERTIVIFESPHRIEKTLRDIETFIGVREVVIVREITKIYEEILRGTTTELIEKLSQNPIKGEIVLLIKGNEK
- the ylqF gene encoding ribosome biogenesis GTPase YlqF, encoding MSMTKINWYPGHMKKTKDLIKENMPLIDIVLEVVDARIPLSSKNPDIAGFAKNKKRVIVINKADLVTKEELNFWKKFFKENNFADEVLELSAETGFNIKTLYTIIDKVSKEKKDKMLKKGLRKVNTRLMIAGIPNVGKSRLINRIVGKNSAGVGNKPGFTRGKQWIRIKEGLELLDTPGILWPKFENQEVGYNLAITGAIRDEILPIDEVACLLIEKMLKMGKKNVLKDKYKLLDEDFEQVTGAIIESIAVRMNMLQKGGNPNVQQATYTVLRDYRASKLGKFGLDMDIAEQIKNLYK